Proteins from one Ipomoea triloba cultivar NCNSP0323 chromosome 1, ASM357664v1 genomic window:
- the LOC116011776 gene encoding uncharacterized protein LOC116011776: MGFRFVREMNLAMLGKQGWKLFSDPNALVTRIFKARYFPTCSFLDAGLGSNPSFVWTSIRNSQSLIRRGARVCVGDGSTTRVWGVPWLPDTQNPYVTTPEPTYLTNPCVHSLFVPNTLSWDGELVRDIFNTRDANLIMSLPTSNRPVRDVWYWGEDMSGDYSVKSAYRVVSQGLSDERAVACDVVCPLCGVEPETIVHLFANCHFIHKCWSELNRCWRMDYVDSIDTWIGAVWSSLPREMIINIIDVCWAVWENRNQLVFNNHCMDPKPLVANALRFCSDWLAANALRETSTASHAAVSSNIS; encoded by the exons ATGGGTTTTAGGTTTGTGAGGGAGATGAACCTGGCCATGTTGGGGAAACAAGGGTGGAAGTTGTTCTCGGATCCAAATGCCTTGGTAACAAGGATATTCAAAGCTCGGTATTTTCCTACTTGTTCATTTTTGGATGCGGGTTTAGGATCAAACCCTTCGTTTGTATGGACTAGCATAAGGAATTCTCAATCTTTGATTAGGAGGGGAGCTCGGGTGTGTGTGGGGGATGGGTCTACGACTCGGGTGTGGGGGGTTCCTTGGCTTCCGGATACTCAGAATCCTTATGTGACCACTCCTGAACCTACTTATTTAACTAATCCTTGTGTTCATTCTTTGTTTGTTCCTAATACTTTGTCTTGGGATGGAGAGTTAGTCCGGGACATCTTTAACACCAGGGATGCAAATCTTATTATGAGTTTACCAACTTCAAATAGGCCGGTTCGGGATGTTTGGTATTGGGGTGAGGATATGTCGGGAGATTATTCTGTAAAGAGTGCATATAGAGTTGTGAGTCAGGGGTTGAGTGATGAAAGGGCA GTTGCGTGTGATGTTGTTTGTCCCTTGTGTGGGGTAGAGCCAGAAACTATTGTTCATCTCTTTGCGAACTGTCATTTTATTCATAAATGTTGGAGCGAGTTGAATAGGTGTTGGCGTATGGACTATGTTGACAGCATTGATACTTGGATTGGGGCAGTTTGGTCTTCCCTGCCTAGAGAgatgattattaatattattgatgtATGTTGGGCAGTGTGGGAAAATAGGAACCAATTGGTGTTTAATAACCATTGCATGGATCCGAAACCATTGGTGGCTAATGCATTGCGCTTCTGTTCTGATTGGCTTGCGGCGAATGCGCTGCGTGAAACATCAACTGCATCTCATGCTGCCGTCTCCTCCAACATATCGTAG